The following coding sequences are from one Desulfosporosinus orientis DSM 765 window:
- a CDS encoding DEAD/DEAH box helicase family protein translates to MLFILTLNKDCEVGFIPFQAGVTLDSKVIHCLSEPLPLAVIQTVSETLPKKPPLHPWGQKKNPELTKKQILKALKRLLGDSKDFAWEDVSGERRFYPGVEGQAQKERVACFDFNQIVRGKQLSSGDLQRLARDLGVKGDIISQFAQQNVRGGWAEWVPSVKQVKGKWQCQRCGEKDLEEWPSIYGRALTCRGCISMGSSTSLDVLYRDKRRLLNRPAKVIFQPHWSLTEAQRKASDEVLEFVKHSRSEALLWAACGAGKTEVCFPAAAWALKQGKSVLFAAPRQDVIHDIEPRFRKDFPSYPIQILTGMITNKLQAGGLVLATTHQVLRFWRSFDVIFMDEIDAFPYHGSRTLEWGLKQALSEGGKLLYLTATPTPERLKAAENGEVLLIRLPSRHHRNPLPAPVWVRSGKFLEASAGSMDQWGKQLELLRAEGPVLVFVPKISWVAPWVKCLEQRHPRWCINGSYSADPERGKKIKELQQGSYDIFVSTTILERGITLPGIQVAVLGADHPVFDERALVQMAGRVGRTLESPGGKVLFIAQERTKAMKRAVEWIEEQNRQAFKLGLIDNGERR, encoded by the coding sequence ATGCTCTTTATTCTGACGCTGAACAAGGATTGCGAGGTTGGTTTTATTCCGTTCCAGGCGGGAGTCACCTTAGATTCTAAAGTTATCCACTGCCTAAGTGAGCCTCTCCCCCTGGCCGTTATTCAGACTGTTTCAGAGACGCTGCCAAAGAAACCCCCTCTCCATCCTTGGGGTCAGAAAAAGAATCCGGAATTGACAAAGAAACAGATTCTAAAAGCTCTCAAAAGGTTATTGGGGGATAGTAAGGATTTTGCTTGGGAAGATGTTTCCGGTGAAAGGAGGTTTTATCCTGGCGTAGAGGGACAAGCCCAAAAAGAAAGGGTGGCCTGTTTTGATTTTAATCAAATTGTTCGGGGAAAGCAGCTTTCATCAGGGGATTTGCAAAGGCTTGCCAGAGATCTGGGAGTTAAAGGGGATATCATAAGCCAATTTGCCCAGCAAAATGTTCGGGGAGGCTGGGCTGAATGGGTTCCTTCTGTAAAACAGGTCAAAGGAAAATGGCAGTGTCAGCGTTGTGGGGAAAAGGATTTAGAAGAGTGGCCCAGCATCTATGGCAGGGCACTAACCTGCCGCGGCTGTATAAGCATGGGTTCAAGTACTTCTTTAGATGTGCTTTATAGAGATAAACGAAGGCTTTTAAATCGTCCGGCGAAGGTTATATTTCAGCCTCATTGGAGCTTAACAGAGGCACAACGTAAGGCAAGTGATGAAGTCTTAGAATTTGTGAAGCATTCACGGTCGGAAGCTCTTCTCTGGGCAGCCTGCGGCGCCGGAAAAACAGAAGTTTGTTTTCCAGCGGCGGCTTGGGCCCTGAAGCAGGGAAAATCTGTGCTGTTTGCAGCCCCTCGTCAGGATGTTATCCATGATATTGAACCTAGGTTTCGAAAGGATTTCCCGAGTTATCCCATTCAAATACTGACAGGAATGATCACGAATAAACTTCAAGCCGGAGGATTGGTCCTGGCGACAACTCATCAGGTCTTGAGATTTTGGCGTTCTTTTGATGTTATCTTTATGGATGAAATTGATGCCTTTCCTTATCATGGCAGCAGAACGCTGGAATGGGGGTTGAAACAAGCTTTAAGTGAGGGCGGGAAGCTCCTCTATTTGACGGCCACGCCAACACCTGAACGTTTAAAAGCTGCAGAAAACGGGGAAGTCCTCTTGATTCGACTCCCTTCCAGGCATCATCGCAACCCTTTGCCGGCGCCGGTTTGGGTAAGGTCCGGAAAATTCTTGGAAGCTTCGGCGGGGAGTATGGATCAGTGGGGCAAACAACTGGAATTATTAAGAGCAGAGGGTCCTGTGCTTGTATTCGTGCCAAAGATTTCCTGGGTGGCGCCCTGGGTCAAATGTCTTGAACAGAGGCATCCCCGCTGGTGCATCAATGGCAGCTACAGTGCCGACCCTGAGCGGGGCAAAAAAATAAAGGAATTGCAGCAGGGCAGCTATGATATTTTTGTCAGTACCACAATCCTAGAGAGAGGGATTACTTTGCCGGGGATCCAAGTGGCCGTTTTGGGGGCAGATCACCCTGTTTTTGATGAGCGTGCGTTAGTGCAAATGGCAGGAAGAGTAGGGCGAACCTTAGAAAGCCCTGGGGGGAAGGTCTTATTTATTGCTCAGGAGAGAACAAAGGCTATGAAGAGGGCAGTGGAATGGATTGAAGAGCAGAACAGGCAAGCCTTTAAGTTAGGGCTTATAGACAATGGGGAAAGAAGGTAA
- a CDS encoding O-antigen ligase family protein, protein MIGTSLQQDSRARSNTERLLALFLGAALCIHGLYYPREWYLFGFVLSAFIMAVHLPIGFHKSRNLYTPIGVTDGLLLGMVLVSFLGILEPVKLTDGFLEALQWGIFWVFYRWGVSISFNERAKSSSMRYLEWLAVAVAVIGWLPWVSKVGGRLSSVFGYSNAAAVFLGAVLLLSPSKKMVKIFLGISLLGTGSRAGVGFFIIVFAGQYVLMVVSQQRILPRHSLKSGRRLGRILRSQYLKGFLGLAMGSIGGIILFIHYPSAWDNLTDWGFSSSSWQERLFYFKDGLKLAWESWGLPQAGGWRAFPTVQSYPYWTADPHSSIIHILLNQGIIGLIGMGIWSGQTLIQERKIWGSQGYLKTHEERKARLRLNSALLYLALHSLVDADFSFGSLGILFWLLYGSRGRWYPKHKLGSMGVFGLSALICLFCGCVFYNPKLLEQEQVWNTQAVQLTKANPDISEKLWLKSLRWDQTQVRTKRELAEHFLRKGDLDSGLNAAQDLLRWKGFDLETYEWAQSVILEAAEENWKKNPQMAMELYHWVEDVPEVIEGRTANLTKQQQKLWPGHTDFLPSQHIRFLAEYARQRQLTQRLP, encoded by the coding sequence GTGATTGGCACTTCGTTACAACAAGACAGCAGAGCTAGGAGCAACACAGAACGTCTCCTAGCTCTTTTTTTAGGGGCTGCTCTATGTATTCACGGCTTGTATTATCCACGTGAATGGTATTTATTTGGCTTTGTTCTATCCGCCTTTATCATGGCAGTTCATTTGCCCATAGGGTTTCATAAGAGCAGGAATTTATACACTCCAATCGGTGTGACCGATGGCCTGCTGTTAGGAATGGTGCTGGTTTCCTTTTTAGGAATTCTTGAGCCGGTTAAACTGACGGATGGATTTCTTGAAGCGCTGCAATGGGGGATATTTTGGGTATTCTATCGCTGGGGCGTTTCTATTTCATTCAATGAAAGAGCAAAAAGCAGCTCCATGAGATATCTGGAATGGCTGGCGGTCGCAGTAGCTGTCATTGGTTGGCTGCCTTGGGTAAGCAAAGTAGGGGGAAGGCTAAGCTCGGTTTTTGGATACTCAAATGCTGCAGCGGTCTTCTTGGGGGCGGTTCTTTTACTTAGTCCGTCAAAAAAGATGGTAAAAATTTTCCTGGGTATTTCCTTATTGGGAACGGGTTCACGTGCCGGTGTGGGTTTTTTTATAATAGTTTTTGCGGGGCAGTATGTCTTGATGGTTGTCAGTCAGCAAAGGATTTTGCCAAGGCATTCGTTAAAATCAGGACGACGATTAGGGAGAATACTAAGAAGCCAATACTTAAAAGGTTTTTTAGGTTTAGCAATGGGAAGCATAGGAGGAATTATCCTATTCATCCACTATCCCTCAGCTTGGGACAACTTAACGGATTGGGGATTTTCTTCATCGAGCTGGCAGGAAAGGCTTTTCTACTTTAAAGATGGACTAAAACTTGCCTGGGAATCATGGGGACTCCCTCAAGCAGGCGGGTGGAGGGCTTTTCCAACCGTTCAGTCTTATCCCTATTGGACGGCGGATCCTCACTCAAGCATTATTCACATCTTATTGAACCAGGGGATTATCGGACTTATTGGTATGGGCATTTGGAGCGGGCAAACGCTGATACAGGAGCGGAAAATTTGGGGCAGCCAGGGATACCTTAAAACCCATGAAGAAAGAAAAGCTCGCCTTAGACTTAATTCTGCTTTACTTTATTTGGCCCTGCATAGTTTAGTAGATGCTGATTTTTCCTTCGGCTCATTAGGTATTCTCTTTTGGCTGCTTTATGGAAGCAGGGGCAGGTGGTATCCTAAGCATAAGCTGGGGTCTATGGGCGTGTTCGGGTTAAGTGCACTTATCTGTCTGTTCTGTGGGTGTGTATTTTATAATCCCAAATTGTTAGAACAAGAACAGGTCTGGAATACACAAGCAGTCCAATTGACCAAGGCCAACCCTGATATAAGTGAAAAACTTTGGCTGAAAAGCTTGAGATGGGATCAAACCCAGGTCAGAACAAAACGAGAATTAGCGGAGCACTTCCTTCGGAAGGGGGACTTAGACTCCGGTTTAAATGCAGCGCAGGACCTCCTGCGCTGGAAAGGGTTTGACCTTGAAACCTATGAATGGGCTCAGTCGGTTATCTTGGAGGCTGCCGAGGAGAATTGGAAAAAAAATCCCCAAATGGCCATGGAACTTTATCACTGGGTTGAAGACGTGCCGGAAGTGATCGAAGGGAGGACGGCTAACCTTACTAAGCAGCAGCAAAAGCTTTGGCCGGGTCATACTGATTTTCTGCCCTCTCAGCATATCCGTTTTCTTGCCGAGTATGCCCGGCAGAGACAACTCACACAACGTCTGCCCTAA